In one Sporomusa sphaeroides DSM 2875 genomic region, the following are encoded:
- a CDS encoding DUF5752 family protein has product MNRFGDMKARFSGIHDLMKFRVTEILLISTAYDAYVLEEDGMLIEQIYHHFNDLSIPFIPRIHWVADGEDAWEELKLRPIHLIITMSRISDMSSFEVETKIHEAYPNIPIVMLSYDRLTPEIIARIRAISCIDRVFHWSGDNKVLVAIIKYIEDKQNVEADSKLGVQAILLVDDSPAYYSQILPTIYTEILTQTRYLVLHAMNIKHGLLRVRLRPKILLAETYEEAMEIISKYRHNLLGIISDVRFPKNGVLHPQAGIELNKIVRENIPDLPFLLQSEEAENAAKAEALRLDFLNKNSPKLLQNIRTYILENYGFGSFVFKYPDGRVIDKATDITNLERIIRDLPDASLYYHAKKNDFSRWFRARAEVEVADRLRFVDTENVSSAADIRAYILKVLNGYFQKYQSGLVLAFEGLSKKDMENAFIKLGTGSLGGKARGVAFMNGMIAKAQLADKYEDMKIKVPRSFVIGSDAFEKFIEENKLYSFLATGPTEAEIAQKFTASPLPAGTKENLLVLTQYIKCPLAVRSSSILEDSRILPFAGIYNTYVVPNCHADPEIRVKQLEDAVKLVYASVFYAAPVQYAKNADIRIEEEKMAVLIQELVGEHYGDYYYPAISGVAQSYNFYPYDPLKPEDGIVSLALGLGKAIVEGERVYRFSPAYPKLNPLVSGPKEYLEKSQHAFYAINFKDSADITLRADEDYIYKKLLISQAHKDQSLEYIGSTYSVENDCIYDNIYQQGPKLVTFAPILKYNRLPLRQIIKDLLGLGKQSFGTDVEIEFAVNIPKDKSKPKEFNFLQIRPMVVGREAFEVNMDEPEAFWCFSHHTIGNGSYQNIHDIIFVDPADFNLQNSVQIANEIGELNQVLIREGRRCILVGFGRMGTADRWLGIPLTWEQMSRAMIIVEVDLKNLRPEPSLGSHFFHNLTATGMGYFHIQYDNQAAGMLDWEWLLNQPVLQQTKFVKLVRRQEPFRAKIDGRSFKGIIYK; this is encoded by the coding sequence ATGAATAGATTCGGTGATATGAAAGCCCGTTTTTCAGGTATTCATGACCTGATGAAATTCAGGGTCACGGAAATACTGTTGATATCTACTGCATACGACGCATATGTCCTTGAGGAAGATGGCATGTTAATCGAGCAGATTTACCATCATTTCAATGATTTGAGTATTCCTTTTATTCCCAGGATTCATTGGGTAGCTGACGGGGAGGATGCTTGGGAAGAATTAAAATTAAGGCCCATCCATTTGATCATTACCATGTCCCGCATAAGCGATATGAGTTCATTTGAGGTTGAGACAAAAATTCACGAAGCTTACCCAAACATCCCGATTGTTATGCTTTCTTATGACCGGCTCACTCCGGAAATAATTGCCCGGATTCGGGCAATTTCTTGTATAGACAGGGTCTTCCACTGGTCGGGAGATAATAAAGTTCTGGTTGCCATTATTAAATACATCGAAGACAAGCAAAACGTGGAAGCTGACAGTAAGCTGGGTGTTCAGGCCATCCTTTTGGTGGATGATTCTCCGGCATATTACTCGCAAATATTGCCTACTATTTATACGGAAATTTTGACGCAGACCCGCTACCTGGTGCTGCATGCCATGAATATAAAGCATGGTTTGCTCAGGGTACGGCTGCGGCCGAAAATCCTTCTCGCGGAAACCTATGAAGAAGCAATGGAAATTATCAGCAAGTACCGCCATAATTTGCTGGGGATAATTTCTGATGTGAGGTTTCCCAAGAATGGGGTACTGCATCCCCAGGCTGGTATTGAATTAAACAAAATCGTGCGGGAGAACATTCCTGACCTGCCGTTTTTATTACAGTCCGAGGAAGCGGAAAATGCTGCCAAGGCCGAAGCCCTGCGTTTGGATTTTCTCAATAAAAACTCGCCCAAACTGCTGCAAAATATACGTACATATATTCTGGAAAATTACGGTTTCGGCTCTTTTGTATTTAAGTATCCTGATGGCAGAGTCATTGATAAGGCAACTGACATCACCAACCTGGAAAGGATCATCCGTGATTTGCCGGATGCAAGCCTTTACTATCATGCGAAGAAAAATGACTTTTCACGCTGGTTCCGTGCCCGGGCCGAAGTCGAGGTGGCGGATAGACTGAGATTCGTGGATACAGAGAATGTATCCAGTGCCGCTGATATCCGAGCCTATATCCTGAAAGTGCTGAATGGTTATTTTCAGAAGTATCAATCCGGACTGGTTCTTGCTTTTGAAGGGCTTTCCAAAAAAGATATGGAGAATGCCTTTATAAAACTGGGGACAGGTTCTTTAGGCGGGAAGGCCAGAGGGGTCGCCTTCATGAATGGCATGATTGCCAAAGCCCAATTGGCAGATAAGTACGAAGATATGAAAATCAAGGTGCCTCGTTCGTTTGTTATTGGCAGTGATGCTTTTGAAAAATTTATTGAAGAAAATAAACTGTATTCCTTTCTGGCTACTGGCCCGACAGAAGCGGAGATTGCGCAAAAATTTACGGCAAGCCCTTTACCGGCTGGTACGAAGGAAAATCTGCTTGTCCTGACCCAATATATCAAATGTCCGCTTGCGGTTCGTTCGTCAAGCATCCTGGAGGATTCTCGGATACTGCCTTTTGCCGGTATCTACAATACCTATGTGGTGCCAAACTGTCACGCTGACCCCGAAATTCGGGTTAAGCAGCTTGAGGATGCGGTTAAGCTGGTCTATGCCTCGGTGTTTTATGCAGCTCCTGTACAATACGCCAAGAATGCGGATATCCGGATCGAAGAGGAGAAAATGGCTGTTCTGATTCAGGAATTAGTCGGAGAACATTATGGTGATTACTATTATCCAGCCATTTCCGGTGTGGCTCAATCCTATAACTTTTATCCTTATGATCCGCTGAAACCGGAAGATGGAATCGTAAGTCTGGCCTTGGGATTAGGCAAAGCTATTGTTGAAGGTGAGCGGGTATACCGGTTTTCTCCGGCTTATCCTAAGCTCAACCCTCTTGTTTCAGGCCCTAAGGAGTATCTGGAAAAATCGCAGCATGCGTTTTATGCGATAAATTTTAAGGATTCCGCCGACATTACGCTCAGGGCCGATGAAGATTATATTTACAAGAAGCTGTTGATTTCTCAGGCCCATAAAGATCAGTCACTCGAGTATATTGGCAGCACCTATTCGGTAGAAAATGACTGTATCTATGACAACATATATCAACAAGGACCAAAGCTGGTGACATTTGCGCCCATTCTTAAGTATAATAGGCTGCCATTGAGGCAAATTATTAAAGACTTGCTGGGGTTGGGGAAACAGTCGTTTGGCACCGATGTGGAAATCGAATTTGCTGTCAATATTCCTAAGGATAAAAGCAAACCCAAGGAGTTTAATTTCCTGCAGATCAGGCCGATGGTGGTCGGCAGGGAAGCTTTTGAAGTTAATATGGATGAACCGGAGGCATTCTGGTGTTTCAGCCACCACACCATTGGCAACGGCAGTTACCAAAATATTCACGATATCATTTTTGTGGATCCGGCAGACTTTAATTTGCAGAACAGTGTTCAGATTGCCAATGAGATTGGTGAGTTAAACCAGGTGCTGATCAGGGAAGGACGCCGGTGCATTCTCGTTGGCTTTGGCAGAATGGGAACAGCAGACCGCTGGTTAGGAATTCCTTTGACCTGGGAGCAAATGTCCCGGGCTATGATCATCGTGGAAGTCGATCTGAAAAACCTTCGTCCGGAACCTTCACTTGGCAGTCATTTTTTTCATAATTTAACAGCCACCGGCATGGGATATTTTCACATTCAGTACGATAATCAAGCTGCCGGGATGCTTGACTGGGAGTGGCTGCTCAACCAGCCGGTCCTGCAGCAAACCAAATTTGTCAAGCTGGTTAGGAGGCAGGAGCCGTTTAGGGCAAAAATTGACGGGAGAAGCTTTAAAGGTATTATTTACAAATAA
- a CDS encoding YetF domain-containing protein → MASDFGLIIRTLITLLCLLIITRILGRRTLSELTFYDFVIGLILGNVGAAIITDGFSIREGIIALVVAALWALTMNVLSLKFIPARKMIEAEPLLVINGGKILEGNLQKRYYNINDLLELLREQEIFDPSQVEKALIESDGQLSVLKKPEYQSPAIKDLNNAGGQAPVSRLTGTEVIIDGKVIEQGLAKSGLTLQKLEFQLLSLGIKSVEDVMLAMFTPEGNLYVDKKNDA, encoded by the coding sequence TTGGCAAGTGATTTTGGACTAATTATTCGAACATTAATTACCTTGCTCTGTCTGCTTATCATTACGAGAATTTTAGGGAGAAGAACTCTATCTGAGTTAACCTTTTATGATTTTGTCATTGGTCTAATTCTCGGTAATGTTGGTGCTGCAATTATTACAGACGGATTCAGTATTCGCGAGGGGATAATTGCTCTGGTTGTTGCAGCATTATGGGCGTTGACCATGAATGTGTTGTCGCTAAAATTCATTCCCGCCCGTAAAATGATTGAAGCTGAACCGCTTCTGGTTATCAACGGGGGTAAAATCTTAGAAGGTAATCTACAAAAGCGATACTATAATATCAATGATCTCCTGGAACTGCTCCGGGAACAAGAGATATTCGATCCCAGTCAAGTCGAAAAAGCGCTGATTGAATCAGACGGCCAGCTTAGTGTATTAAAAAAACCGGAATACCAAAGCCCGGCAATAAAAGACCTAAATAACGCCGGCGGCCAGGCCCCTGTAAGCCGCCTAACCGGTACAGAAGTTATAATTGATGGGAAAGTCATCGAACAGGGATTAGCCAAAAGCGGCTTAACACTGCAAAAACTAGAGTTCCAGTTGCTCAGCCTAGGCATCAAAAGTGTTGAAGATGTGATGCTGGCAATGTTTACTCCTGAGGGTAATCTATATGTTGATAAGAAAAACGATGCTTGA
- a CDS encoding spore coat protein has translation MNDKDMLNDYLAMIKGSLATYANVIAETGDSQLRSTFQQMRNQDEQRQYQLAQTAMQKGYYKPAAPAAPNDIQQVKSELMSSSS, from the coding sequence ATGAATGATAAAGATATGCTTAATGATTATTTAGCCATGATAAAAGGCAGTTTAGCGACCTATGCTAATGTAATTGCTGAAACAGGCGACTCTCAATTGCGTTCAACCTTTCAACAAATGCGAAACCAGGATGAACAGCGGCAGTATCAGCTTGCTCAAACTGCTATGCAAAAGGGGTATTACAAGCCGGCTGCTCCTGCTGCACCAAACGATATTCAGCAAGTAAAATCGGAGTTAATGAGTTCTTCCTCGTAA
- a CDS encoding metal-dependent transcriptional regulator, with amino-acid sequence MKSDFHTFRGYQLLIQQQQALTPSMEDYLEMIYRNCVKEGHVRMNQLADQLNVRSSSVTKIVQKLAELDFLIYRPYGIIQLTEKGTTMGKFLLQRHNMLKDFLEKLGLTGTLLQDTEMLEHHVSLELLKTIRIFLLFLENQPAFLQAFTEFRQTLPKATPAIDLDN; translated from the coding sequence ATGAAAAGCGATTTCCACACCTTCCGCGGCTATCAACTACTCATTCAGCAACAGCAGGCTTTAACGCCAAGTATGGAAGATTATCTGGAAATGATTTATCGTAACTGTGTAAAAGAAGGTCATGTCCGGATGAACCAGCTTGCCGATCAGCTTAATGTCCGCTCGTCTTCAGTGACGAAAATTGTACAAAAGCTGGCAGAATTAGACTTTCTTATCTATCGTCCCTATGGAATTATACAGTTGACTGAAAAGGGAACCACTATGGGCAAGTTCCTTTTGCAGCGTCATAATATGCTGAAAGACTTTTTAGAAAAACTGGGACTGACAGGTACCTTGCTCCAGGACACCGAAATGCTGGAACATCATGTCAGTTTGGAGCTTCTGAAAACTATCCGAATCTTTTTGTTGTTTTTAGAAAATCAACCGGCTTTTTTACAGGCTTTTACCGAATTTCGCCAAACACTGCCCAAAGCCACGCCGGCTATCGACCTTGACAACTAA
- a CDS encoding metal ABC transporter permease produces MNQAQLEILNIAIVTAAACSLPGVFLILRKMAMMSDAISHTILLGIVIAFFITHDLNSPLLLIGAALMGLVTVFLVEFIQKVQKISEDSSIGLVFPLLFSIGVLLISRYAGDVHLDTDAVLLGELAFAPFDRLVVNNVDIGPKSLYVMACILSLNLGYIGLFYKELKLVTFDPILAGVLGISPAIVHYSLMTMVSVTAVGAFNAVGAILVVALMVGPPATAYFITEKLQHMILASVFFGILSAVTGYAASFWLDVSIAGSMATMTGLIFFTVIMTAPRKGIIAVIRQSCQQKYEFAGLALLIHLLTLEARKPGGGQEQADDLVEQLQWQASFFHKVLDRLVINQYAALQANEIRITAEGRSYVQQSKLYRQLSGYEV; encoded by the coding sequence ATGAACCAGGCGCAATTGGAAATATTGAATATTGCCATTGTAACCGCTGCCGCTTGTTCCCTGCCAGGTGTATTCCTGATTTTAAGAAAAATGGCGATGATGAGTGATGCTATCAGCCATACCATCTTATTAGGAATTGTTATCGCTTTCTTTATCACGCATGACTTGAACTCGCCCTTGTTACTCATCGGTGCAGCTTTGATGGGACTTGTGACCGTATTTTTGGTCGAATTTATTCAAAAGGTCCAAAAAATTAGTGAAGATTCATCCATTGGCTTGGTATTTCCCCTGTTATTTAGTATTGGCGTGCTGCTCATCAGCCGCTATGCCGGTGACGTTCATTTAGACACAGACGCTGTATTACTAGGGGAACTGGCGTTTGCCCCGTTTGACCGGTTAGTTGTAAATAATGTTGATATCGGACCCAAATCACTCTATGTTATGGCCTGCATTCTTAGCCTCAATCTCGGCTATATCGGTTTGTTTTACAAAGAATTGAAACTGGTTACTTTTGATCCAATACTGGCAGGTGTTCTGGGAATTTCGCCGGCCATAGTCCACTATTCGCTGATGACAATGGTCTCGGTAACCGCGGTAGGAGCTTTTAATGCCGTTGGCGCGATCTTAGTGGTTGCATTAATGGTTGGACCGCCGGCTACCGCCTATTTTATCACAGAGAAACTACAGCATATGATTTTAGCCAGCGTGTTTTTCGGTATCCTTAGTGCGGTGACCGGTTATGCGGCATCTTTTTGGCTGGATGTCTCGATTGCCGGCTCCATGGCAACAATGACTGGGTTAATTTTTTTTACCGTAATAATGACAGCGCCCCGGAAAGGGATTATTGCGGTAATCCGGCAGTCGTGTCAGCAAAAATATGAATTTGCCGGTCTGGCGTTGCTCATTCATCTATTAACCCTTGAAGCTAGGAAACCTGGGGGCGGGCAAGAGCAAGCAGATGACCTTGTAGAGCAACTTCAATGGCAAGCATCTTTCTTCCACAAGGTGCTTGACCGGCTGGTTATAAACCAATACGCTGCATTACAGGCAAATGAGATACGAATTACGGCCGAAGGCAGGAGTTATGTGCAGCAAAGTAAATTATACCGCCAGCTATCCGGCTATGAGGTTTAG
- a CDS encoding metal ABC transporter permease: MTLPAILTLDYTFVTVALGSAIFGLLSGTLGVYEVLRKRSLIGDAISHAALPGICLAFILTNTKTTSLLLIGALVSGWLAALAVLAVSRYTKVKYDTSLGMTLSVFFGFGLVLLTYIQKTPNANQAGLEKFLFGQAATLLSRDIQMMAGIAAIVLLLVLLFWKEFKILCFDYEYAASLGFSVKLLDVFLTGLVVLSIVIGLQSVGVVLMSAMLISPAVAARQWTDRLSVMTLLSALFGAAAGIIGTMLSSLGSRVPTGPVIIIVVTCIVIISLLAAPRRGWLWRKFAETGKRLQANSNTGNLAKGENSYEPGAIGNIEYCHCNRCRLFPARCIPDFKKNGDDE, encoded by the coding sequence ATGACATTACCCGCCATACTGACCCTGGACTATACTTTTGTGACGGTGGCCCTGGGGTCAGCCATATTCGGATTGCTAAGCGGCACTCTGGGAGTTTATGAGGTGCTGCGTAAACGCAGTTTAATTGGCGATGCGATTTCCCATGCAGCTTTACCGGGTATTTGTCTGGCGTTTATTTTGACCAATACCAAAACAACCTCCCTGCTGCTAATTGGTGCTTTGGTGTCAGGCTGGCTGGCTGCATTGGCTGTATTAGCCGTTTCACGTTATACCAAGGTGAAATATGACACTTCCCTGGGAATGACTCTATCAGTCTTTTTTGGCTTTGGCCTGGTCCTGCTTACTTATATTCAGAAAACGCCCAACGCGAATCAGGCCGGGTTAGAAAAATTTCTTTTCGGTCAGGCGGCGACCCTGCTAAGCCGTGATATCCAGATGATGGCGGGTATCGCCGCTATTGTGCTCCTATTGGTGCTGCTTTTCTGGAAAGAATTCAAGATTTTGTGCTTTGACTATGAATATGCTGCAAGTCTTGGATTTTCTGTAAAGCTGTTAGATGTTTTTTTGACCGGGCTGGTGGTGTTGTCAATTGTCATTGGCTTGCAGAGTGTCGGGGTGGTATTGATGAGCGCTATGTTGATCTCGCCGGCGGTTGCCGCCAGGCAATGGACAGATCGCTTGTCTGTTATGACTTTGTTGTCGGCATTGTTCGGTGCAGCCGCCGGCATCATCGGGACGATGCTCAGTTCGCTGGGGTCCCGGGTTCCTACAGGGCCGGTCATTATTATCGTGGTGACCTGTATTGTAATCATTTCCCTGCTGGCAGCTCCTAGGCGGGGCTGGTTATGGCGCAAATTCGCAGAAACAGGCAAGCGGCTGCAAGCAAACTCCAATACCGGAAACTTAGCAAAAGGAGAGAATTCGTATGAACCAGGCGCAATTGGAAATATTGAATATTGCCATTGTAACCGCTGCCGCTTGTTCCCTGCCAGGTGTATTCCTGATTTTAAGAAAAATGGCGATGATGAGTGA
- a CDS encoding metal ABC transporter ATP-binding protein: MQEAALKIEDLTVAYQERPVIWNVNLEIPSGILMAIVGPNGAGKSTLIKTALGLVRSAAGRISFWNKPYQEQRKKVSYVPQRGSVDWDFPTSVFDVTLMGRYGSLGWLRRPRDYDRQLAMRALEQVGMESFAERQISQLSGGQQQRVFLARALAQDAEIYFMDEPFQGVDAKTEKTIVKLLQQLRTEGKTVVVVHHDLQTVPEYFDWVTLLNVKLIASGTIEDVFTDDLIKLTYRS, encoded by the coding sequence ATGCAAGAAGCAGCGTTAAAAATAGAAGATTTAACAGTCGCCTATCAGGAGCGGCCGGTTATCTGGAATGTCAACCTGGAAATACCTTCGGGAATTTTGATGGCAATTGTGGGGCCTAATGGTGCGGGAAAATCAACTTTGATTAAAACTGCACTCGGGCTGGTTCGTTCGGCGGCAGGGAGAATCTCCTTTTGGAACAAACCGTACCAGGAACAACGGAAAAAAGTCAGCTATGTACCGCAACGGGGCAGTGTTGACTGGGATTTTCCCACCAGTGTATTTGATGTCACTCTAATGGGGCGCTATGGTTCATTAGGCTGGCTGCGCCGTCCGCGGGACTATGACCGGCAACTGGCAATGCGCGCGCTGGAGCAAGTTGGCATGGAAAGTTTTGCCGAGCGGCAAATAAGTCAATTATCCGGGGGCCAGCAACAACGCGTTTTTTTAGCCAGAGCATTAGCACAGGATGCAGAAATTTACTTTATGGATGAACCCTTTCAAGGCGTAGATGCCAAAACAGAGAAAACAATTGTAAAATTGCTGCAGCAGCTGCGGACTGAAGGAAAAACTGTTGTGGTGGTGCACCATGATTTGCAGACTGTGCCGGAATACTTTGACTGGGTCACACTGCTAAATGTCAAACTGATCGCCAGCGGCACCATTGAGGATGTATTTACCGACGACCTCATTAAATTAACTTATCGGTCTTAG
- a CDS encoding metal ABC transporter solute-binding protein, Zn/Mn family has translation MKIKTIWILVLLLITGLFTAACGSDGQRSAQSVHAKPHIVTTTTMLTDLVQVIGGDYVTVEGLMGAGIDPHLYKPSAGDVNKMSKARLIIYNGLHLEGKMSDVFAQMQKAGVATLAVGETLDKSRLLESEEFDGNYDPHIWFDVQNWMLAVAKVKEALIALEPAHKEQFEQNAAAYISKLNALHSYVQAQAKRVPEQSRVLITAHDAFNYFGRAYGFEVKGLQGISTAAEAGTADVRELADFIVQNKIAAIFVETSVPKKTIEALQEAVKARGFQVQIGGELFSDSLGESGTPTGTYTGTIEHNINTIVKALLAE, from the coding sequence ATGAAAATAAAAACAATCTGGATATTGGTGCTCCTGCTTATTACTGGGCTATTTACAGCCGCTTGCGGTTCAGATGGTCAACGGTCAGCCCAGTCTGTTCACGCTAAACCTCATATCGTTACAACAACTACGATGTTAACCGATTTGGTGCAAGTCATTGGCGGTGACTATGTGACTGTGGAAGGGTTGATGGGAGCAGGTATCGACCCTCATCTGTACAAACCAAGCGCCGGGGATGTTAACAAAATGAGCAAAGCCCGTTTAATTATTTATAATGGTCTGCATTTAGAGGGGAAGATGAGCGATGTGTTTGCACAAATGCAGAAGGCGGGAGTTGCTACGCTGGCGGTAGGTGAAACGCTTGACAAGTCCAGATTGCTTGAATCTGAAGAGTTTGACGGAAACTACGATCCGCATATCTGGTTTGATGTACAAAACTGGATGTTGGCTGTGGCAAAAGTAAAAGAAGCCTTAATTGCTTTGGAACCGGCTCATAAAGAGCAGTTTGAGCAAAATGCCGCCGCATATATTAGCAAACTGAACGCGCTACATAGTTATGTGCAGGCGCAAGCGAAACGGGTGCCGGAACAGTCCCGGGTGTTAATTACCGCACATGATGCGTTTAACTATTTTGGCAGGGCTTACGGTTTTGAAGTTAAAGGCTTGCAGGGCATCAGCACGGCAGCGGAAGCCGGTACTGCCGATGTGCGGGAGTTGGCCGACTTTATTGTACAAAACAAAATTGCGGCAATCTTTGTAGAGACTTCTGTTCCTAAAAAAACCATTGAAGCTTTGCAGGAAGCAGTAAAGGCGCGTGGGTTTCAGGTGCAAATCGGCGGTGAATTATTCTCCGACTCATTAGGAGAATCAGGCACTCCGACAGGTACTTATACCGGAACGATTGAGCACAACATTAATACCATAGTTAAGGCATTATTAGCGGAATAG
- a CDS encoding IS1182 family transposase → MKIQANYTTDTNIYQLVLPMDIGEMIPEDDSVRLLSAVLERLDYSKLYTTYSRMGRIERSPKRLFKVLVYGYMNGIYSSRKLEQSCRRDVNFMYLLGREKAPDHATIARFRSERLTEVLDDLFAQLVEQLAAAGELSLSSVFIDGTKLEANANRYTFVWKKSTQTQEQKMQAKMKEKLPALAAKFGLRFSIGSTIKAQSLKKLRKRLKTLQTQQQIVFVHGKGQRKSELQRAVEMVEHYLARQKSYDDYNHSFGERNSFSKTDRDATFMRMKEDHMKNGQLKPGYNATLAVDAEYIVAASITQERSDSQSLIPMLKKLQGLGYTKPVADSGFESEENYTWCEENGQTAFIKPATYEASKTRKYKSDIGRRENLAYDAESDSYRCYGGHPIQAAYEKKTRSKAGYAITTTVYTCTECAGCQHKTQCIKGASKKPLEERSKNLHVSKTFLRQRKEMQERIQSEEGILLRVNRSIQVEGAFGVLKEDMGFRRFLMRGSIKVQTEFLLLCMGYNLNKLHNKIRSGRCGTYLHIPKAV, encoded by the coding sequence ATGAAAATACAAGCAAATTATACAACAGACACAAATATATATCAACTAGTCTTGCCGATGGACATCGGCGAGATGATCCCAGAAGATGACTCGGTACGGTTACTCAGCGCAGTGTTAGAAAGGCTGGATTATAGCAAACTGTACACTACGTACTCCCGAATGGGGAGAATCGAGAGATCACCGAAGCGTCTATTTAAAGTTCTTGTCTATGGGTACATGAACGGCATCTATTCCAGCCGCAAGCTAGAACAGTCTTGTCGTCGGGACGTTAACTTCATGTATTTGCTGGGTCGAGAAAAAGCACCCGACCACGCCACCATCGCCCGGTTTCGAAGTGAACGACTAACGGAAGTACTTGATGACCTGTTTGCTCAGCTTGTCGAGCAGCTAGCCGCTGCAGGCGAACTGTCATTGTCGAGTGTATTTATTGACGGTACCAAACTAGAGGCCAATGCCAACCGGTACACATTTGTCTGGAAGAAGTCGACACAAACCCAGGAACAAAAGATGCAAGCCAAAATGAAAGAGAAACTGCCGGCATTGGCAGCGAAATTTGGGCTGCGTTTTTCCATCGGTTCAACGATCAAGGCCCAAAGCTTGAAGAAGCTGCGCAAACGGCTAAAGACGCTGCAAACCCAACAACAGATTGTCTTTGTTCACGGCAAGGGGCAACGGAAAAGCGAACTGCAGCGGGCGGTAGAAATGGTGGAACACTACCTGGCCCGACAGAAGAGCTATGACGACTACAACCACAGCTTCGGGGAACGAAACAGCTTTTCAAAAACAGATCGGGATGCCACCTTTATGCGAATGAAAGAAGATCATATGAAAAATGGGCAGTTAAAACCAGGATACAACGCCACCTTGGCAGTGGATGCCGAATATATTGTAGCTGCGAGCATTACGCAGGAGCGAAGCGACAGCCAGAGCTTGATCCCCATGCTAAAGAAGCTTCAGGGACTGGGGTATACCAAGCCGGTAGCCGATTCGGGATTTGAGAGTGAAGAGAATTATACCTGGTGCGAAGAAAATGGGCAAACAGCCTTCATCAAACCGGCTACTTACGAGGCTAGCAAAACCCGCAAGTACAAAAGCGACATTGGCAGAAGAGAGAATCTGGCATATGATGCCGAAAGCGACAGCTACCGCTGTTATGGAGGCCATCCCATCCAGGCAGCGTATGAAAAAAAGACTCGATCAAAGGCCGGTTATGCCATCACAACAACGGTATACACTTGCACAGAGTGTGCAGGCTGCCAGCATAAAACGCAATGCATCAAAGGAGCAAGCAAAAAGCCGCTGGAAGAGAGGAGCAAAAATTTGCATGTCTCGAAAACCTTTCTGAGGCAGCGCAAAGAAATGCAGGAGCGCATCCAAAGTGAAGAAGGTATTTTGTTACGCGTGAACCGCTCGATTCAGGTGGAGGGAGCCTTCGGTGTACTGAAAGAAGATATGGGCTTCCGGCGTTTTCTTATGAGAGGCAGCATCAAGGTGCAAACCGAGTTTCTATTGCTGTGCATGGGGTATAACCTAAACAAACTCCACAACAAAATCCGAAGTGGTCGCTGTGGAACTTACTTGCATATTCCCAAAGCAGTCTGA
- a CDS encoding LysR family transcriptional regulator has translation MELRVLRYFLTVAREESITGAAKALHVSQPTLSKQLMDLEKKLGQVLLIRGNRKITLTEEGMLLRKRAQEIIDLVDKTEAELHQSDEVISGDVYIGCGETDAMRLIARTVKQMQMVYPYIRYHLFSGNAEDVTERMDKGLLDFGVLIGATEIDKYDYISLSAVDTWGLLMRKDSMLAASAHIKPEALRDIPIICSRQALACNELSGWLGNNLENLNVIATYNLIYNAALMVEEGVGYALGLDKLVNTTEKSSLCFIPLEPRVEAHLHIVWKKHQVFSKAAGAFLKKLQELLALPSK, from the coding sequence ATGGAGCTTAGAGTGTTGCGATATTTCTTGACGGTCGCAAGGGAAGAAAGCATTACCGGAGCAGCGAAAGCACTTCATGTATCTCAACCTACGCTTTCTAAACAGCTTATGGATTTGGAGAAAAAGTTGGGTCAAGTCTTGCTTATTCGTGGGAATAGAAAAATCACCTTGACAGAAGAAGGAATGCTGCTTCGTAAGCGGGCGCAGGAAATTATCGACTTAGTAGATAAAACTGAAGCAGAATTGCATCAATCGGATGAAGTAATTAGCGGCGATGTTTATATTGGCTGTGGTGAAACAGATGCCATGCGTCTGATTGCCCGAACTGTGAAACAGATGCAGATGGTATATCCTTATATCCGCTATCACCTATTTAGCGGCAATGCCGAGGATGTTACCGAACGGATGGACAAGGGGCTATTGGACTTTGGTGTTCTGATTGGAGCCACAGAAATAGATAAATATGATTATATTAGCCTATCGGCAGTAGACACCTGGGGGCTGCTTATGAGAAAAGACAGTATGTTGGCGGCTTCTGCCCACATTAAACCAGAAGCTTTGCGGGACATACCAATAATCTGCTCCAGACAGGCGCTTGCCTGTAATGAATTGTCGGGATGGCTGGGTAATAATCTTGAAAATCTGAATGTCATAGCAACCTATAATCTAATTTATAATGCTGCGCTTATGGTTGAGGAAGGCGTGGGGTATGCCTTAGGCTTGGACAAGCTGGTGAATACTACCGAAAAGAGCAGTCTCTGCTTTATACCATTGGAGCCGCGCGTAGAGGCACACCTGCATATAGTATGGAAAAAGCATCAGGTGTTCTCAAAAGCGGCAGGGGCTTTTCTTAAAAAACTGCAAGAACTTCTGGCGTTACCTAGTAAATAG